The Gracilibacillus caseinilyticus genome segment TTTCATCATAAGAAACAGCGATCACTTGCTCCGAGTCACCTAAAACCGGAATATTTGCATTATGTGTGGCAAAAATGAACTGAACCTCGGGTTTTCTTTCCTTTACCTTTCTAATTATTTCGTTATAAATCACTTGATTATCCAAATCATCCTCAGGTTGATCTATCATTATCAGATTATTATCTTTTTGAGATAAAATGAAAAGAACTAATGCTGAAGCTCTTTGTCCAATAGAGTGTTTGGCTATAGGTTTTCCATGATACTTTATTTCAATTTTGTTAGGAGTTCTAAGCTTTAATAGTTCATTATAGTTTTCTTTGATTATCTCTTTTACTTTTGATAATTGTGCTTCAGTAACTAAGTTAGAAGTTACTTTAGATTCTTCTAATAAGACATCGACTATAAGCGCTGCAAAATCAGAATGAGCTTCGCTTATAGATTGGTAAGTATTCTGATTTATTTTAGAACCTTTAAATGACTGTTTTAAATCATCCTGAAAAGATTTTTTATTACCTTTAAATTCGATACTCAACTCCAACGAGTTCTGATTTGTATTAATCTTTTCTATTTCATCTTTGTAAACTTGGAATTCTCTCAATAACAGTTGATTTCTATCGTCTAAAGTTGCTCGGATTTGAGATTCGATTACTCCTTTGTTTTCTTCTTGTTTAGTGACTTGATCAATTTCCTTTTTTAACTTATCCTCATTGACTTTCAGCTTCGCAAAGTCATCAGGATTTAGATTTGGTATATCAATTTCCCTTTTAATCTCAGCGAATTCTTCTTCAAGTGAACTTATAATTCCTCTGATCTCTTCTAAATACTCCTTAACTTGCTTGGAACTTGAATCAATTTTTCCTATAATATCTTGAAGTTCTTTTTTTACAGCAACTACCGAAGATACTTCTTTTGATAACTTAACAAATAGCTCTGGTACTTCTGAAGATTCTTGATCACTTAGTTCATTGAGGTCTCTAAGATTATTAGAGGTCAGTAAATTTTCCAACTCCACCTTAAATTTATCAACGAGTTCATAAACATTTTTTATGTTTCTTTCATCCTTCTGGAAATTAACTTGTTTAGAAAGCTTTTCAGATAATCCCTTTTCCTCAAATATTTTTATCTTATGCTTTACATCCCTTAAGTTTCCTCTAAGATCAGGAAGAGTTTCAACTTTATCTTTTAATTGAAACAATTCACTAATTTGTTTGCCCAATTGATCGTTTTTATTAATTAAATCCCCTTGAAAAGATTTTGTTTTCCTTCCAACTAATTTACTTAATAAATCTAGTTCAAAACCATTTTTCATATAAGATAAATCTTTCTGTCCAAAATATAATGGAGTTTGAAGAATAGAGTTAATTGTAACTCCAATCTCCTCACCGTCTTCATTAAGAATATGCGGGACTTCTCCTAAAATCCTTTTAATTTTATAGTTTTTTCCGTGATTATCCTGGAGTTCAATGATTACCTGCCCACCTGATTCAAGAAGATTCTTTACTACATCTGTTTTATACTCTTCATCAGCTGTTGACGGTAGCATATTTAAATTGTACCTAATAGCTTCAATTATGCTTGACTTACCACTACCTCGTATTCCGATTAAGCTATTTAACTCTGGTGATAAGTTGATTTTTTGGCTATGCATTTTCCCTCCAATCAACTCGACAGACTTTATGTATCCATGGTTATATTCTTTTTGAGATAGTGAAGTCCGATTTTGATGATCCTTTAATGCAAGTATGACTGAATCAAAGCTTCCATCCCCAATCTTTATATACGACTCTTTTCCTTTACCTATTTGCTCAATGGTTTTGCAATCTGAACCTTCAATGAAAGGTAGCTTGTACCCCATCCACTCTTCAAGCTGGTTCATCTTATCTCTAGTACGCCCTTTTTGAAATCCAAGTACTTTATCCTTAAACCAAGTTTGTTTACTGAGTGACTCTATTAGACCTCCATTACATTCTTTTAAAAAACCACTTTTTTGTTCAACGTGAGCCATTAAGATAAAGTAGTCCTTGTTATAAGAATCTAAAGTTTCAATTGTTCCTGCTAAATCTTTATTACAACGTGTATTTTCATTTTCTCTATTTTCAATACCCTTGAAGACTTCATCAAGAAATTGATTTATAGTTTCGCTTTTCCCATTAATCCAATCTTCGTCTTTAAAGACTATTAAGCAATGGATACCATTAGCACCTTCCTTAACCGATAGTTCCACTCCAGGTAATATGGTAATGTTTTCTTTCCTTGCTTTTCTCTTCAAACCTCTGTATTCGCTTAAATCAAACTTATTATGATTTGTAATGACCCCTAATTTAATGTTTTCTCTTTTTAGTTTTTCTACGTAATCACTTACGAAACGATCCTCTTCTCCAGAATAAGAAAACTCCTTATCTGCTTTTGTGTGAAGATGAAAATCCGCTCTTATCCACTCGGTACCAGATTGAAACATAGTAATTCCCCCATTAGTTTATTTACATCAATGTAACTTAAAAGTAACTTTCTAACAATATACCGTTTCTATTGTACTATATCTATTGTACCTTTATAAAAACAAATTATCTCCGAACACATTCTTTGAAATGCAATAAATTAGGGTGCGTGAAAAAGCAATTTAAGCTTTTTCACGCACCCATTTTATGCTTATATCAAATTAAATTGGCGTATATTATAACCTTCAGGTTAAATAATAGTCTGTTTTAGGCCTTTCCATAAAAGAATGTATGTTAACTAGTACACCTTGTTCGTCATATTCTGGTGTTCCATAATAATTATCTACTATTTTAAACGCTTCGTTTTCTATTTTTTCTGTATCAATAAAATCCTCAAGAATTTTTGCTCTATCTAAATAGAATGTCTGATTTATTTGAGTATCTCCGAAAGTTACTGTGAAGTATTTTTCAATTACTTCATCTATTAACTGATTCATTGTCATCTCAATTAATTCACCTAGAGATTCACTGTTACTTTTATTTCGGAGATCCTCTTGTACATTTTTATACTTCTTTGAAACTCTCTTACTTGATAAAGATGAAATACTTTCCCAATGTTCAAATAATGGAACAGTATTTCTTATATACGCCTTATGAAGGTTTTTTTGTACTCTATTATTCTTAATCAATTTTTGAATATCACTTTTGAACCACTCGTTTTGATATTGATTAACCTTCTTACTTTTAATTTGTCCAGAATGTGTTTCATTATATTCTCTAAGCCAATTATTAAATGTTTGTCGACTAATTACATCATCTCGTTCATCGGTGGTTTTATCTGTATTATCTAATCCCTTAAAACCCACTTCTTCATTAAACATCGTAAGTATATCAAATATATCTACTTTATCCTGATTGCTCATCCAAATCATTCCCTTCCATTAGATCCCATATTTATTATAACACTTTATTTGTACAGAACGTTGTGAATGTGAAATACAACCAAATCAAGCAATAAATCTATTGAATATCATTATTTATCATTGTCGCTGTGGTAAAGTTCAATCAAGGAAGAAAAGAAAAAAGCAGTTCTTCCATAAAATTTGTACAGAGGAGATGAGTTTGCGTATGAAGAAGCTGAGAGAGTTTAACAAGTTTGATTGTGAAGCGTTTTTCAAGGATAAGGATGTAAGGGTGATGGCGCACGAGCCTTGGTTTGGTTATGAAAATGGAGAAAGAACGGAACAGTTAGGAACAAAGTACAAGTGTGTGGTTGCAACAGACAGAACTGAATACAAAGGTAAAGACGTATCACCAGATTTAAATGCTGGAGAACAAATTGATGTAAAAGTATCACAACAGCCTAAGAAGTATAAGAAGTTTAGCAAGATCACTTTTGTAAATCCAACCGCTTCCGTTTATGGCACGTTCCAATCCGAATTAAGCGTACAAGCTGATGACGTTGACATTCAACCATAATTAATAGCTTAGGGGGCAATGAGCCCCCTTCATCTTATCAATTTACTCTTTAATAGCTGTGACCGCCGAAGCAGAGCGAAGGCGGAATAAAAGTATGCGGGGAGTGAAATTACATGAAAAAGAAAACATATAGGATGCAACGCGGCATTTTCTCGTTTTCAATCATAATCATTTCCCTAATCTTTTGGCTGTTTTTTAATAAATACTATCCATTATTGATTGAGCGAATTACAGTCATCCAATTGCCGAACATTGAATCGAAAATTTTCTTAGTACTTGCTGGATCAGTAACGTGCTGCTTATTTATTTGCTGGGGAATTCGTAATAAATGCTGGAAAGGTCTGTCTTTTGCCATCAGCTATTACTCAATAACTAAAAGGTTAAGAAGGCAAATAAAAGATGCACGTTTTGAGGATGAACGGGAATTTGACAACCGTTTAGTGAGATTACCAAAGATAAAGATTGTATTCGATGATAATCGAATTAGGACAACTGGAAAAGTGCTAATACAGAATTCTATTAACTTTGATAAAAAGCTTGAGGATATGCGAATTGATGCAGCATTAAAAGGATTCGTTAGTGAACGTCAATATTTATCACAAGATCGTGATTGGTATGTGTACGAGTTCTATTCTATTGGAGCGCAGAAACAACTTGAGATTAAGTCAGCAGAGAAATTGATTGAATGGTCAAACAAGACATCAGACGATTATGCCTTACGCTTAGATGAACGTGCAACTGTACCGTTTCATCATATGGGGTTAGTCGGGCAAACAGGTAGTGGTAAATCGTTTTTTATCCAAATGCTAGTTGAACAAGTACTTTCAAAAAAGGTAGATCATGAGTTATTCATTATTGATCCGAAGCGCACAGACGTTTACCAAATGGCTAAATTCACAATAGGTATTGATCGTACTGCCGATAAAACCAACTCTATTAATTTGATCAAACAATTTCATGACCGAATGAAAAAACGACAAAATGAGTTACAGGAGTATTTCAAATCAAACCGTAACAAAACTTACAAGGATGCTGGCTTACCCGCCTTATTCATGCTTATTGATGAGTTCGGTGCCTTAAGAGAGTCATGGAAGACTCTAGCAAAAAAGGAACGTGATGAAGTCGATAGCATACTGTCTGACGTTGCTTTCATGGGCCGTCAACTAGGGTGTATTCTATGGGTCGCTACGCAACAAATGAATGCACAGACGATGCCCACAGCGATTAGAGAACAGCTCGTTTTAAAGATTGCTTTAGGTGATAGTGATGAGCAAACATATAGAACTCTGTTTTCTTCTGGTGTAGAGATACCGCCAGTTCTGTTTACTGCTGGTCAAGGAATTTATAGCTATCCAGGATTAGCGGGCACGGAAAAACCACGGTTGTTGACAGTGCCATACTGTAGCTTTTTGAATTAGGGAACCTAGTTTTTCCTTAAGGAATGCCGGCACAGAGAGTGGAAGGGGACCCGCCGTTTAGGCGGGGAAGGTTCCGCTCCGTGCTTTACAACCTTTAGGAGAGCTGGGGTGCAGGTAATCACCCCAGCTCCAGTTAGGAGCAAAAACCATAACCAAGCCTGTCCTAATAGGCTATGAACCTTATAAAACTATTCCGAAAGTTTTATATATTAAGGAGTGAAAAGTACATGATAAAACCAGACATTGATCAATTTACACTCGTGCTACAAACAACGGATGTATTCGACTTTGATGAATGGCGTGAATGGGTTGCAAAAAACATAGTTAGTACATTCTTAATAAACTCTAAAATGCATATGCTATTCGACGAATTAGGTGAATCCGACACTAAACTGCCAGAAGGCTACACTGTAGGCTATTCACTAATTAATGCACCTTTTTACTTTTGCATCGCATACCATGAAGCATTTTCTAAAATGGGCGTGATTGTTAAATTCAGTGCATACGCATGGCACGAGTATCGAAAGCGATATGCGGAGAATTTTAATGAGCCAATTCATTTACACAACTTCTTCCAATTGATTGAATCAGATGACTATGAGTTTAGACTTTCACGAATCGACATGTACTGTGACTTTTTAAATGAGAACATTGACATTGCTAAATTAAAACGTTCCATAGAGGATGGAAGGACTGAATTGCGTTATGGGAAATATTAATAAAAGCTATCTCCAAAAAGTTATTGAAGATAACAAAGAAAAACCTTATAAGAAGAACAACTCAAAATTGTCCGATGTATCCAAAGACTTTCAAGCACAAACTTTGTATATAGGTGCAAAAGGGCGAAACACTAAAGTCCATTTACGTATTTATGATAAAAAAGAGGAACAACTATCATGAAGCATATGCGCCATATTGCCAAACAAGTAGATGACTGGACACGTGTCGAAGCAGAATTTTCTGGTGAATACGCACATCAATTAACAAATGTAATTAAAGAATGTAACTGCGATGAAGAATTGAAAAATATCATTATTAGTTCTCTAATTGATCGCTATATGTTCTTTTATACTAATTCTAATCGACCTCATAAGATAACTAGATTGATGCTTGATTTGCTAGATAAAAAGGATTTCCATTTTGAGTCACCATCTCCACGTAACAATCTGTTAGAACAATCAATAGACCATTTAATTAAAGGTTCTGGCCTTCTCCCCACATTGTGGAAAGTTCAACAAATATGGGGCAATAATACAGCGCAAGAATTAATAGAGTTTTTGTACACCCAATATTATGAGGGGTTTGAGCCTAACGATGATCATATCTCGTGGATAAATAAATATAAACCATATTATTTAACTCAAGGAATGCCTTGGGGAAAGGATGATACACATGCGAATTAACCATATTTCACACCATTTAAAAGAGCTTAAAGCAAACATGGACACTATTGAGGCATACATTTATGCGAATCTAGGACGAGTTGATAATTTCACACTGTCCGACGATGAGTTATTTAATAAGGTAAATTACCAGTTCAGGCTGTTCAAAGCCCGTTACACAAATCTACAGCTTGAATTAGATAACGAAAGGAAAAGGGGATCCAAATAAAGGAAACCTCTCTAATTTGACAGAGGTTCAAGAGCTTCCCCACCTTAAAAATAATGCATTATACATTCTGGAGTACCCAAAATTGATACCGCAATATATTCATCAATGAAAATATGGATGTATAAAACCAAGGAGTGAAATAGGCAATGCAACCAGGTGAGCATGATATTTTAAAAACGATCAAAGAACAATTCGAAAAATACTTCAATTATATAAACGAGCAACAGGAATGGCTTGACCTGAAATCTGCCGCAAAATACGCAAACGTATCCTATAACACATTTATTAAATTCCGCACATTGGGTTTGAAAGTTGCTGAAATTGACGGTATTAAAAGAGTGAAAAAATCGGAGATCGACCGTTTCTTACAAGAGCAAAGCTATTAGAAAATTGTGGGTTTACCTTACAACTTAGGTATAATAATTGTGAGGTAAACCCTCTTTTTATCATTTGCCCCCGCAATTGATTTTAGGAGGTTACTCAATGATCAAAAAATATACCTTAAAAAACGGGAAGGTAAGGTATCAATTTCAAATTTATATTGGTACAGATGATTCAACTCAAAAACAAATGCGGACGACAAGAAGGGGCTTTAAAACCAAAAAAGAAGCAGAGCTTGCATTGGCAAGACTTAAGTTGCAGGTTAACAATGGGGAATATCGTAAAGAGCGTGCTGACACATTTAAGGAAGTTTATGAGTTGTGGTTACCTCAATATGAGAATACCGTTGAACAAAGCACATTTGTAAAAACAGTTAGCTTATTTGAACACCATATACTTCCAAGTATTGGGGATTATAAAATCAAAAAAATTACCATTGATAGGTGTCAAAAAGCTGTCAACGATTGGGCGGAAAAAATCAAAAACATCAGCAAAGTTAAGGCATATACATCGCGAGTATTTAACTTCGCTATAAAACGTGATTATATTCAAAAAAACCCATTTGATATAGTTGAAGTCCCAAGAAAAAAGAATAAACAACCGGATGAAACAGACGAGAAGAACTTCTACACACGGGAACAGCTTATTGAATTTCTTTCATGCCTTGAAAACGAAACAAACGTCAAAGCACACGTATTTTTCCGTTTACTCGCATTTAGTGGAATGAGAAAAGGGGAGGCCTTTGCGCTTACCTGGAATGACATAAGATTTAATACTAATGAAATAAGGATAAATAAAGCCATTTCTCGGGGACAAGCCAATAAACTTTACGTTAAGACAACAAAAACGAATGAAGCGAGATCGATTAAGATGGATGAAAAAACAATGGACGTATTAAAGAAGTGGAAAAAGAAACAGAAAGATGAATATTTTAAACTAGGTTTCGATACCTCTGAGCCAACTCAACTTGTTTTCAGCAATAAAGAGAATGAACTACTACAACCTAACAAAACTCGTGATTGGATTATATACGTGCAAGAGAAGTACCATTTAATGAGAGTAACGACACATGGTTTACGGCATACGCATTGCTCACTGTTATTTGAAGCTGGTGCTACTTTAAAAGAAGTACAAGATCGACTTGGGCATAGTGACATAAAAACCACTATGAATATATACACACACGTTACTGACAAAGCCCAAGAACAGGCAATACAAAAATTTTCAAGCTATATAGATTTATAAAAAATGACATCAAATTGACTACGTTTTTGACTACGCTTAAATGAAATTTGATGAAATCCACTGAAATAAAAAAAGTGTCAAAAACTTGTTATACCAAGCTTTTTGACACTTCATGAAAATGATTGAACTTGCAAAGTGGAGCATAGCGGGCTCGAACCGCTGACCCTCGCGCTGCCAGCACGATGCTCTCCCAACTGAGCTAATGCCCCAAGATTCATTACTTCTATTATTAGAAAAATTTGTCCATTCGTCAACCCTTTTTTATTCGCCAATTTCTTTCCTTTGCAGCATAATGTTTGATACTAATATTAGCAGAACAGTGA includes the following:
- a CDS encoding FtsK/SpoIIIE domain-containing protein, with translation MKKKTYRMQRGIFSFSIIIISLIFWLFFNKYYPLLIERITVIQLPNIESKIFLVLAGSVTCCLFICWGIRNKCWKGLSFAISYYSITKRLRRQIKDARFEDEREFDNRLVRLPKIKIVFDDNRIRTTGKVLIQNSINFDKKLEDMRIDAALKGFVSERQYLSQDRDWYVYEFYSIGAQKQLEIKSAEKLIEWSNKTSDDYALRLDERATVPFHHMGLVGQTGSGKSFFIQMLVEQVLSKKVDHELFIIDPKRTDVYQMAKFTIGIDRTADKTNSINLIKQFHDRMKKRQNELQEYFKSNRNKTYKDAGLPALFMLIDEFGALRESWKTLAKKERDEVDSILSDVAFMGRQLGCILWVATQQMNAQTMPTAIREQLVLKIALGDSDEQTYRTLFSSGVEIPPVLFTAGQGIYSYPGLAGTEKPRLLTVPYCSFLN
- a CDS encoding TrlF family AAA-like ATPase, with translation MFQSGTEWIRADFHLHTKADKEFSYSGEEDRFVSDYVEKLKRENIKLGVITNHNKFDLSEYRGLKRKARKENITILPGVELSVKEGANGIHCLIVFKDEDWINGKSETINQFLDEVFKGIENRENENTRCNKDLAGTIETLDSYNKDYFILMAHVEQKSGFLKECNGGLIESLSKQTWFKDKVLGFQKGRTRDKMNQLEEWMGYKLPFIEGSDCKTIEQIGKGKESYIKIGDGSFDSVILALKDHQNRTSLSQKEYNHGYIKSVELIGGKMHSQKINLSPELNSLIGIRGSGKSSIIEAIRYNLNMLPSTADEEYKTDVVKNLLESGGQVIIELQDNHGKNYKIKRILGEVPHILNEDGEEIGVTINSILQTPLYFGQKDLSYMKNGFELDLLSKLVGRKTKSFQGDLINKNDQLGKQISELFQLKDKVETLPDLRGNLRDVKHKIKIFEEKGLSEKLSKQVNFQKDERNIKNVYELVDKFKVELENLLTSNNLRDLNELSDQESSEVPELFVKLSKEVSSVVAVKKELQDIIGKIDSSSKQVKEYLEEIRGIISSLEEEFAEIKREIDIPNLNPDDFAKLKVNEDKLKKEIDQVTKQEENKGVIESQIRATLDDRNQLLLREFQVYKDEIEKINTNQNSLELSIEFKGNKKSFQDDLKQSFKGSKINQNTYQSISEAHSDFAALIVDVLLEESKVTSNLVTEAQLSKVKEIIKENYNELLKLRTPNKIEIKYHGKPIAKHSIGQRASALVLFILSQKDNNLIMIDQPEDDLDNQVIYNEIIRKVKERKPEVQFIFATHNANIPVLGDSEQVIAVSYDEKQISTETGSVDNKDIQTKIVDIMEGGQEAFNKRTQIYNLWKNE
- a CDS encoding site-specific integrase gives rise to the protein MIKKYTLKNGKVRYQFQIYIGTDDSTQKQMRTTRRGFKTKKEAELALARLKLQVNNGEYRKERADTFKEVYELWLPQYENTVEQSTFVKTVSLFEHHILPSIGDYKIKKITIDRCQKAVNDWAEKIKNISKVKAYTSRVFNFAIKRDYIQKNPFDIVEVPRKKNKQPDETDEKNFYTREQLIEFLSCLENETNVKAHVFFRLLAFSGMRKGEAFALTWNDIRFNTNEIRINKAISRGQANKLYVKTTKTNEARSIKMDEKTMDVLKKWKKKQKDEYFKLGFDTSEPTQLVFSNKENELLQPNKTRDWIIYVQEKYHLMRVTTHGLRHTHCSLLFEAGATLKEVQDRLGHSDIKTTMNIYTHVTDKAQEQAIQKFSSYIDL
- a CDS encoding helix-turn-helix domain-containing protein, with amino-acid sequence MQPGEHDILKTIKEQFEKYFNYINEQQEWLDLKSAAKYANVSYNTFIKFRTLGLKVAEIDGIKRVKKSEIDRFLQEQSY